One Campylobacter lari DNA segment encodes these proteins:
- a CDS encoding DedA family protein: MQEMIDNLSTYGYLILFFYSFGGGMVAILAAGVLCASSTKLDLHLCIFLAFLANTIGSTLLFILGKYYKKDIMPYFKNHRRKIALAMMKIKKYGDLLLVVQKFIYGVKTIIPIAAGLCKFSFIRFFIINTLASLIWAVILGYAGFIFGNTLKEAFEVFTNYPYIAPAFIITLIFIIWLYLSRFSKKK; encoded by the coding sequence ATGCAAGAAATGATAGATAATCTAAGCACTTATGGCTATTTGATTTTATTTTTTTATTCTTTTGGTGGAGGTATGGTTGCTATACTTGCTGCAGGAGTGCTTTGTGCAAGTTCTACTAAACTTGATTTGCATTTATGTATATTTTTAGCCTTTTTAGCTAATACCATAGGATCAACCTTGTTATTTATCTTAGGAAAATACTACAAAAAAGACATAATGCCTTATTTTAAAAATCATAGAAGAAAAATTGCTCTTGCTATGATGAAAATCAAAAAATACGGTGACTTGCTTTTAGTGGTGCAAAAATTTATCTATGGAGTAAAAACTATCATTCCTATAGCAGCAGGTCTTTGTAAATTTAGCTTTATAAGATTTTTTATCATCAATACCTTAGCTAGTTTGATTTGGGCTGTTATTTTAGGCTATGCTGGTTTTATTTTTGGAAATACTCTAAAAGAGGCTTTTGAAGTATTTACCAACTATCCTTACATAGCTCCTGCTTTTATAATCACTTTAATTTTTATTATATGGTTATATTTATCACGCTTTTCTAAGAAAAAATGA
- a CDS encoding peptidoglycan DD-metalloendopeptidase family protein, translating into MKKIFISLLISIKLFAISSVEELSWENGKTLLDFLQDHSIPLNLYYNLDTEDKELSAEIASGIKYQMLKDEQGELEQVLIPISDDLQIHIYKNIENKFVLSFTPISYTKEKRTIRVAINNSAYQDVYDESGSVTLARAMVRAFKNSVNFKNVRKGDSVVLIYEQKRRLGRLFGDINIQAALANIRGKEYSVFLYKDSYYNAQGKELENFFLTKPVKYTRISDRFTRARYHPILKRYRAHLGIDYAAPTGTPVKSAGDGTISFVGTKGGYGKVVQVKHVSGYMTLYAHLSRFAKIKRGQKVKQGQVIAYVGSTGMSTGPHLHFGLYLNNKAINPETIVKIPKSSLSGKNKEEFLKMAKEYENRLQSIDENYKNPPKEQNIENSMEL; encoded by the coding sequence ATGAAAAAAATTTTCATATCTTTACTTATATCCATAAAACTTTTTGCTATTTCAAGTGTTGAAGAACTTTCTTGGGAAAATGGCAAAACTTTACTTGATTTTTTACAAGATCATTCTATACCACTTAATTTATATTATAATCTTGACACCGAAGATAAAGAACTAAGCGCAGAAATTGCAAGTGGCATTAAATACCAAATGCTAAAAGATGAGCAAGGTGAGCTCGAGCAAGTTTTAATCCCAATTAGTGATGATTTACAAATTCATATTTACAAAAATATAGAAAACAAATTCGTATTGAGTTTTACCCCTATTTCTTACACTAAAGAAAAAAGAACTATTCGCGTAGCTATTAACAACTCAGCTTATCAAGATGTTTATGATGAAAGTGGCAGTGTAACCTTAGCAAGAGCTATGGTGAGAGCTTTTAAAAATAGTGTTAATTTTAAAAATGTCAGAAAAGGCGATAGTGTAGTATTAATTTATGAGCAAAAAAGAAGACTAGGAAGACTTTTTGGCGACATTAACATCCAAGCAGCTTTAGCTAACATTAGAGGTAAGGAATATTCTGTATTTTTATATAAAGATTCTTATTATAATGCTCAGGGAAAAGAACTTGAAAATTTCTTTTTAACCAAACCTGTTAAATACACAAGAATTTCAGATCGCTTTACTAGAGCAAGATATCATCCTATCTTAAAACGTTATAGAGCGCATTTAGGTATTGACTATGCTGCTCCAACGGGTACTCCAGTTAAGAGTGCAGGAGATGGGACGATTAGTTTTGTTGGGACAAAAGGTGGTTATGGTAAGGTTGTACAAGTAAAACATGTATCAGGCTATATGACTTTATATGCTCATCTTAGTCGCTTTGCAAAAATCAAACGTGGCCAAAAAGTTAAGCAAGGACAAGTAATTGCCTATGTAGGCTCTACTGGTATGAGTACTGGGCCACATTTACATTTTGGACTTTATCTAAATAACAAAGCAATTAATCCTGAAACCATAGTAAAAATTCCAAAATCAAGCCTAAGCGGTAAAAATAAAGAAGAATTTTTAAAAATGGCAAAAGAGTATGAAAATCGCTTGCAAAGCATTGATGAAA
- a CDS encoding YihY/virulence factor BrkB family protein, which yields MSFKNLFKILLALRDKEILNYAAALSFYTILSLIPLLFLCFWVFTQIPSFEIYQERIKNLIFTFLIPTQQELIIQYINTFLKNSVNLGLIGLLAMALTSLAFFSGYDYVINKLLEEDSKSLWHSISSYWTLATLTPLGLGVSFYISGFIQKTLDDFNIALNFFEILPYVIIWALFFVSYSSSVSKKGDLKTLLISSFGASVIWYISKMIFVYYAVYNKTYLNVYGSFSVILFFFLWIYISWIIYLLGLKAYLLLNQENKGNKPKRNYKKS from the coding sequence ATGAGTTTTAAAAACTTATTTAAAATTCTTTTAGCTTTAAGAGATAAAGAAATTTTAAATTATGCTGCGGCCTTGAGTTTTTATACTATCTTGTCTTTAATACCACTTTTGTTTTTGTGTTTTTGGGTTTTTACCCAAATTCCAAGTTTTGAAATTTATCAAGAAAGAATTAAAAATTTAATTTTTACTTTTTTAATCCCGACTCAACAAGAATTAATCATACAATACATCAATACCTTTTTAAAAAACAGTGTAAATTTAGGACTTATAGGACTTTTGGCTATGGCTTTGACTTCTTTGGCTTTTTTTTCAGGTTATGATTATGTGATTAATAAGCTCTTAGAAGAAGATTCTAAAAGTCTTTGGCACAGTATAAGCTCTTATTGGACTTTAGCAACCTTAACCCCACTTGGGCTTGGGGTGAGTTTTTATATTTCAGGTTTTATACAAAAAACCTTAGATGATTTTAATATTGCTTTAAATTTTTTTGAGATTTTACCTTATGTGATTATATGGGCTTTGTTTTTTGTTTCTTATTCAAGTTCGGTAAGCAAAAAAGGCGATTTAAAAACCTTACTTATTAGTTCTTTTGGCGCTTCTGTAATTTGGTATATTTCTAAGATGATTTTTGTGTATTATGCTGTATATAATAAAACTTATTTAAATGTATATGGTTCTTTTTCTGTAATATTATTTTTCTTTTTGTGGATTTATATTTCTTGGATTATTTATCTTTTGGGATTAAAGGCTTATTTGCTTTTAAATCAAGAAAATAAAGGGAATAAACCCAAGAGAAATTACAAAAAGAGCTAA
- a CDS encoding ComEC/Rec2 family competence protein, translated as MSLKFSIKETYREFFILLLCFLAIFSLNFIYEYKKYQNFKLTKHLLLKDNIVLSSYEKTNKKGKKYQVLKLKNSDFIFYTTSFKDLNLSKNDVINLRIITKNINFKNYLSKSFYAPSYDFNKTKTQKENTLIRYFLNQHQNEKIKEFYGALFFAKNVSSELRNDVNFYNIAHLIAISGYHLGLLFSFCFLIFAPLYAFFHKRYFPYRSLKLDISIFAFLLLILYIFLIDFSPSYTRALLMSIFAFYLFSKNIKILSFKFLFLSIAFCISIFPKLLFSVGFLFSILGVFYIYLYLHHFKDQFSNFTHVFLLNIWTFLAMIIPVLYFFPLLSFQQFLAIPLSLAFVVFYPLVLILHIFSYGNLLDLYLMHFFEFKMHAINLSIPFVFYCIYLILSLIAIFNKHLALFVISLGFIPFIFLI; from the coding sequence ATGAGTTTAAAATTCTCTATAAAAGAAACTTATAGAGAATTTTTTATTTTATTATTATGTTTTTTAGCAATTTTTAGTTTAAATTTCATCTATGAGTATAAAAAATATCAAAATTTTAAACTTACTAAACATTTATTACTTAAAGATAATATCGTTTTATCTTCTTATGAAAAAACTAATAAAAAAGGTAAAAAATATCAAGTTTTAAAACTTAAAAATTCTGATTTTATTTTTTACACTACTAGCTTTAAAGATCTAAATTTAAGTAAAAATGATGTGATAAATCTTAGAATTATCACTAAAAATATTAACTTTAAAAATTATCTTAGTAAAAGTTTTTATGCACCAAGTTATGATTTTAACAAAACCAAAACACAAAAAGAAAATACCTTAATAAGGTATTTTTTAAATCAACATCAAAATGAAAAAATCAAAGAATTTTACGGGGCTTTATTTTTTGCAAAAAATGTATCAAGTGAACTTAGAAATGATGTAAATTTTTATAATATCGCGCATTTAATTGCTATTAGCGGGTATCATTTGGGCTTGTTATTTAGCTTTTGCTTTTTGATTTTTGCTCCTTTATACGCTTTTTTTCATAAACGATATTTTCCTTATAGAAGTTTAAAACTTGACATTAGCATTTTTGCTTTCTTGCTTTTAATTTTGTATATATTTTTAATAGATTTTAGCCCTTCTTATACAAGAGCTTTACTAATGAGCATTTTTGCTTTTTATTTATTTAGTAAAAATATTAAAATACTCAGTTTTAAATTTTTATTTTTAAGTATAGCATTTTGTATTAGTATTTTTCCAAAACTTCTTTTTAGTGTTGGCTTTTTATTTTCTATTTTGGGAGTTTTTTATATTTATTTGTATCTTCACCATTTTAAAGATCAATTTTCAAATTTTACTCATGTTTTTTTGCTAAATATTTGGACCTTTTTAGCAATGATTATCCCTGTATTATACTTTTTTCCTCTACTTAGTTTTCAGCAATTTTTAGCCATACCTTTAAGCTTAGCCTTTGTGGTATTTTATCCTTTGGTTTTAATCTTGCATATTTTTTCTTATGGAAATTTATTAGATTTATATTTAATGCATTTTTTTGAGTTTAAAATGCATGCAATTAATCTATCAATACCTTTTGTGTTTTATTGTATTTATTTAATTTTATCTTTAATCGCTATATTTAATAAACACTTAGCTCTTTTTGTAATTTCTCTTGGGTTTATTCCCTTTATTTTCTTGATTTAA
- a CDS encoding FAD-linked oxidase C-terminal domain-containing protein, whose product MQEIHQKFFQDLLGVENAHFDPIHKRAYSYDATKKHYLPDGVLFPRDENDISQILKYCNENKIIVIPRGSGSGFTGGSLAVNGGVVLSFEKHMNKILEIDLENLVAVVQPGVINMALQEKVKEYGLFYPPDPASMEYSSLGGNVSENAGGMRAAKYGITKDYVMALRAVLPNGEIIRAGKKTIKDVAGYNLAGILIASEGSLAVLSEITLKLVALPKFKKTAMGIFNSIDEAMNAVYKTLAKGVTPVSMEFLDQLSIQALEQKFQKGLPMDAGAILIADVDGNVEEALEADLKILQESFYESGVREFKIAKDEQEAADIWFARRNCSQSIAMYGNLKLNEDITVPRSKLPELLKGIAEISKKYGFKIPCFGHTGDGNVHTNVMVSDKNNPELVKKGYEAVEEVFKLTVSLGGTLSGEHGIGISKAPFMKLAFNEAEMDLMRNIKKAFDPNNILNPFKMGL is encoded by the coding sequence ATGCAAGAAATTCATCAAAAATTCTTTCAAGATCTTTTAGGGGTTGAAAATGCACATTTTGATCCTATCCATAAAAGAGCGTATAGCTATGATGCTACTAAAAAGCATTATCTGCCTGATGGGGTGCTTTTTCCAAGAGATGAAAATGATATTAGTCAAATTCTAAAATATTGCAATGAAAATAAAATCATCGTTATTCCTAGGGGTTCAGGTAGCGGATTTACCGGTGGAAGCTTGGCTGTTAATGGTGGAGTGGTGCTAAGCTTTGAAAAACATATGAATAAAATTTTAGAAATTGATCTTGAAAATTTAGTTGCAGTGGTACAACCTGGTGTAATAAATATGGCTTTACAAGAAAAAGTAAAAGAATATGGCTTATTTTATCCACCTGATCCTGCTAGTATGGAGTATTCTTCTTTAGGGGGCAATGTAAGCGAAAATGCAGGGGGTATGAGGGCTGCTAAGTATGGTATAACTAAAGATTATGTAATGGCCTTAAGAGCAGTTTTACCTAATGGAGAAATTATTAGAGCAGGCAAAAAAACCATAAAAGATGTAGCGGGTTATAATCTAGCTGGAATTTTAATAGCAAGTGAGGGATCTTTGGCTGTGCTTAGCGAGATTACTTTAAAACTAGTAGCTTTGCCAAAGTTTAAAAAGACAGCTATGGGGATTTTTAATAGCATTGATGAAGCGATGAATGCAGTTTATAAAACTTTAGCTAAAGGTGTAACTCCTGTATCTATGGAATTTTTAGATCAACTAAGCATACAAGCATTAGAGCAAAAATTTCAAAAAGGCTTGCCTATGGATGCGGGTGCGATTTTAATCGCTGATGTAGATGGTAATGTAGAAGAGGCTTTGGAAGCAGATTTAAAAATCTTGCAAGAAAGTTTTTATGAATCTGGCGTAAGAGAGTTTAAAATAGCAAAAGATGAGCAAGAAGCAGCTGATATTTGGTTTGCTAGAAGAAATTGTTCTCAAAGCATAGCAATGTATGGAAATTTAAAACTTAATGAAGATATTACAGTACCGCGTTCAAAACTACCTGAGCTTTTAAAAGGCATAGCTGAAATTTCTAAAAAATATGGTTTTAAAATCCCTTGTTTTGGTCATACTGGCGATGGGAATGTGCATACTAATGTAATGGTAAGTGATAAAAACAATCCTGAATTAGTTAAAAAAGGTTATGAAGCTGTGGAAGAGGTGTTTAAGCTTACGGTCTCTTTAGGTGGGACTTTAAGTGGAGAGCATGGCATAGGCATTTCAAAAGCTCCTTTTATGAAGCTTGCTTTTAATGAAGCTGAAATGGACTTAATGAGAAATATCAAAAAAGCATTTGATCCAAATAATATACTCAATCCTTTCAAAATGGGACTTTGA
- a CDS encoding plasminogen-binding N-terminal domain-containing protein: MILVLCCFLAFLQAKNFDLIQTKLEKVDDIYGYIKDDPRILLHSSGIVVHEIDTQKSIIARVSVIGRENGLVKLQFKVFDMLAQDAMPLPNVLPQVGDKIVLNYLYDRALIIAPDKSVYDFIAQKLNGIYFLHPDLFGAHMIQEYRQTPRRSDFRSFCSKNAVGLLVVALENKAEIVDCQDFGKIEEFAIPQAQSLQIPFYSRITGYKSDIFSLNDEAIGNYYVYYEKLISLTREK; this comes from the coding sequence ATTATTTTAGTGCTTTGCTGTTTTTTAGCATTTTTACAAGCTAAAAATTTTGATTTAATACAAACAAAACTTGAAAAAGTAGATGATATTTATGGTTATATAAAAGATGATCCTAGGATTTTATTGCACTCAAGTGGTATAGTTGTACATGAAATTGATACACAAAAATCTATCATTGCAAGAGTTAGTGTGATAGGGCGTGAAAATGGTTTGGTTAAATTACAATTTAAAGTTTTTGATATGCTAGCCCAAGATGCTATGCCTTTACCAAATGTATTGCCACAAGTAGGCGATAAAATAGTTTTGAATTATTTATACGATAGAGCTTTGATTATAGCTCCTGATAAAAGCGTGTATGATTTTATAGCTCAAAAATTAAATGGAATTTATTTTTTACATCCTGATTTATTTGGTGCTCATATGATACAAGAATACCGCCAAACCCCAAGAAGATCAGATTTTAGATCTTTTTGTTCAAAAAATGCTGTTGGGCTTTTAGTGGTAGCTTTAGAAAATAAAGCTGAGATAGTTGATTGTCAAGACTTTGGCAAGATTGAAGAATTTGCCATACCTCAAGCTCAAAGTTTACAAATTCCATTTTATTCAAGAATTACAGGCTATAAAAGTGATATTTTTAGCTTAAACGATGAGGCTATTGGAAATTATTATGTATATTATGAAAAACTAATTAGCTTAACTAGAGAAAAATAA